The following are from one region of the Gemmatimonadaceae bacterium genome:
- a CDS encoding M20/M25/M40 family metallo-hydrolase: MLLAAHADVVGVEREKWSMDPFAGVIKDGHVYGRGAIDFKGGMAVFAMAALRLAETKVPLARDVIFMAEADEEGAPMNTSWLARDHWASMDAEFALNEGGWIIKDDAGKVRYVSISTADKSVVGITLSAKGTSTHSSMPFPDNAIASLGAALGQDCRLRNPCATHGRVETVLSDAGQDEHWRDQPRIPATGQRHSRAGTRGRPRDLQGSTAARHHAQHHCAGADQWWFSLQRDSRHGRGHTESPTDSGHRSERDMVKLIEKLVKDPRITVKLASSTDGAHRHHWPCDGHSGFLGGDRVVQGVGTGIEGPVADGRSDAVSLSGGDGRGGVALARRAGLRHLPVSDQQRRTAAHARQR, translated from the coding sequence GTGTTGCTGGCCGCGCACGCCGATGTGGTGGGCGTCGAACGCGAAAAATGGTCGATGGACCCGTTCGCCGGCGTGATCAAGGATGGTCACGTGTACGGTCGCGGCGCGATTGACTTCAAGGGTGGCATGGCCGTGTTCGCGATGGCCGCACTGCGCCTGGCGGAAACCAAGGTACCGCTGGCCCGCGACGTGATCTTCATGGCCGAAGCCGACGAGGAGGGCGCGCCGATGAACACCAGTTGGCTGGCGCGCGATCACTGGGCCTCGATGGATGCGGAGTTCGCGCTCAACGAAGGCGGCTGGATCATCAAGGACGACGCGGGCAAAGTGCGCTACGTGAGCATCTCGACCGCCGACAAGTCGGTGGTCGGCATCACGCTCTCGGCCAAAGGCACGTCGACGCACTCCTCGATGCCGTTCCCCGACAACGCCATCGCGTCGCTGGGCGCGGCCCTCGGCCAAGATTGCCGCCTACGAAACCCCTGTGCAACTCACGGCCGAGTCGAAACAGTTCTTTCTGACGCTGGGCAAGACGAGCACTGGCGCGACCAGCCGCGCATTCCAGCAACTGGTCAACGGCACTCCCGCGCAGGTACGCGCGGCAGACCGCGTGATCTCCAAGGATCCACTGCTGCACGCCATCATGCGCAACACCATTGCGCCGGTGCTGATCAGTGGTGGTTTTCGTTGCAACGTGATTCCCGGCACGGCCGAGGCCACACTGAATCTCCGACTGATTCCGGGCACCGATCCGAACGCGACATGGTGAAGCTGATCGAAAAGTTGGTGAAGGACCCGCGCATTACGGTGAAGCTCGCCAGCAGCACCGACGGTGCCCACCGCCACCACTGGCCGTGCGACGGCCATTCCGGTTTCCTCGGTGGAGACCGAGTTGTACAAGGCGTTGGCACTGGAATCGAAGGCCCAGTGGCCGACGGCCGAAGTGACGCCGTATCTCTTTCAGGCGGGGACGGACGCGGCGGCGTGGCGCTCGCGCGGCGTGCCGGTCTACGGCATCTACCCGTATCCGATCAGCAACGACGAACTGCGGCGCATGCACGGCAACGATGA
- a CDS encoding ornithine cyclodeaminase family protein, producing MLTVYTAQQVHAALDWETLDSALTAAFAVGADVPLRHSHALNDVDALLLMPAWTKAHIGLKVVTFMPGAPALGAPTVGATYLLFDRATGQAQAVMDGDAITVRRTAAVSAIAARFMARADARTLLMVGTGHLSAWMVRAHCALRPGIDRVAVWGRDRQRSTALVERLRTEGLPVAVATDLEAAVRTADIVSCATTARSPVVLGEWISPGTHVDLVGGFTRDMREVDDAAVSRSRIAVDSYRGALAEAGDLVVPLETGVVVRDQVVAELAELVRGDVVGRTSAQQVTLFKSVGTALADLAAAQAVATSGSR from the coding sequence TTGCTGACCGTCTACACGGCGCAGCAGGTACACGCGGCTCTCGACTGGGAGACGCTGGACTCGGCGCTCACCGCGGCATTCGCGGTGGGCGCCGATGTGCCGTTACGGCATTCGCATGCGCTCAACGACGTCGACGCGCTGTTGTTGATGCCGGCCTGGACCAAGGCGCACATCGGACTGAAAGTCGTCACGTTCATGCCGGGTGCGCCGGCGCTTGGCGCGCCCACCGTGGGTGCCACTTACCTGCTGTTCGATCGTGCCACCGGACAGGCGCAAGCGGTGATGGACGGCGACGCCATCACGGTACGCCGCACGGCGGCCGTGTCCGCCATCGCGGCGCGGTTCATGGCGCGCGCCGATGCGCGCACACTGCTCATGGTGGGCACCGGGCATCTGTCGGCGTGGATGGTGCGGGCCCACTGTGCGTTGCGCCCGGGCATTGATCGCGTGGCCGTCTGGGGACGTGACAGGCAGCGGTCGACGGCGTTGGTGGAACGCCTGCGCACTGAGGGGTTGCCGGTGGCCGTGGCCACCGATCTTGAAGCGGCGGTGCGCACGGCTGACATCGTCAGCTGTGCCACCACGGCGCGTTCACCGGTGGTGTTGGGCGAGTGGATTTCGCCCGGTACGCATGTTGACCTGGTTGGCGGCTTCACGCGCGACATGCGTGAGGTGGACGACGCGGCGGTGTCGCGAAGCCGTATTGCGGTGGACAGTTACCGCGGGGCGCTGGCAGAGGCCGGCGACTTGGTCGTGCCGTTGGAAACTGGTGTGGTTGTGCGCGACCAGGTGGTTGCCGAGTTGGCGGAGTTGGTGCGTGGTGACGTGGTGGGTCGCACGAGCGCGCAGCAGGTCACGCTGTTCAAGTCCGTGGGGACGGCACTGGCCGATCTGGCGGCGGCGCAGGCGGTGGCGACGTCTGGAAGTCGCTAG
- a CDS encoding ankyrin repeat domain-containing protein, with amino-acid sequence MTDPIADFLVAATVPQDADHASGTLDRANELLAMHPQVAGANIYTAAVLGDEALVLGTLANDPRAATTKGGPHGWDALTYLCFSRFLQHDAARTEGFVGAATALLRGGASANTGFMTAGGRQKAEWESVLYGASGIAHVGALTRLLLEHGADANDDEVTYHTPETYDNAALRALIEHDTLTADSLATMLLRKCDWHDEHGIALLLVNGADPNRLTRWGYTALQQAIRRDNDLAIIARLLDAGGDPVIAGHGGSSIALAARKGRGDVLSLLEQRGINTALSGANAVLAACAKGDSTEVQALLTTFPPLHADVLARGGALLAEFAGIGNTNGVRALLDLGVPVDALDVDGNGYWDIAPRSTALHVAAWRGWPETVRLLVARGADVNARDGAGRSPLMRAVSACVDSYWMHRRSTASVMALLVSGATTDGVRLPCGDAELDALLLA; translated from the coding sequence GTGACCGATCCGATCGCCGATTTTCTGGTTGCCGCGACCGTCCCGCAGGATGCCGATCATGCGTCGGGCACTCTCGACCGTGCCAACGAACTGCTGGCCATGCATCCGCAGGTAGCCGGCGCGAACATTTACACCGCGGCTGTGCTGGGCGACGAGGCACTGGTGCTGGGCACGCTGGCCAATGACCCGCGCGCTGCCACCACCAAGGGCGGTCCCCACGGATGGGATGCCCTCACCTATCTGTGCTTCTCCCGTTTCCTGCAGCACGATGCCGCGCGCACGGAGGGATTTGTCGGGGCGGCGACCGCGTTGCTGCGAGGCGGAGCCAGCGCCAATACCGGATTCATGACGGCCGGCGGTCGGCAGAAGGCGGAATGGGAGAGCGTCCTGTATGGCGCCAGCGGGATTGCGCATGTCGGAGCACTGACGCGATTGCTGTTGGAGCATGGCGCCGACGCCAACGATGACGAGGTGACCTACCACACACCGGAGACGTACGACAATGCGGCGCTGCGCGCCCTGATCGAGCATGACACGCTGACCGCCGACAGCCTGGCCACCATGCTGCTGCGCAAGTGCGACTGGCACGATGAACACGGGATTGCCCTGCTGCTGGTTAACGGCGCGGATCCCAATCGGTTGACGCGTTGGGGGTACACCGCACTGCAACAGGCCATCCGACGAGACAACGACCTCGCGATCATTGCGCGACTGCTTGACGCCGGCGGTGATCCCGTCATTGCGGGACACGGAGGGTCATCGATTGCGCTGGCCGCGCGTAAGGGTCGGGGCGATGTGCTGTCCCTGCTCGAACAGCGTGGGATCAACACCGCGCTCAGTGGCGCGAACGCCGTGCTCGCCGCGTGCGCCAAGGGCGATTCCACCGAGGTGCAGGCGTTGCTCACAACGTTCCCGCCGCTCCACGCCGACGTCCTGGCCCGCGGTGGCGCCCTGCTGGCCGAGTTTGCCGGCATCGGCAACACCAACGGTGTGCGCGCACTGCTCGACCTTGGCGTGCCCGTCGACGCACTGGATGTGGACGGGAACGGTTATTGGGACATTGCGCCACGCAGCACCGCGCTCCATGTAGCCGCTTGGCGCGGTTGGCCCGAAACCGTGCGCCTGCTCGTCGCACGCGGTGCGGATGTCAACGCGCGCGATGGCGCGGGGCGCTCGCCACTGATGCGGGCCGTCTCGGCCTGCGTCGACTCCTACTGGATGCATCGCCGCAGCACGGCGTCGGTGATGGCATTGCTGGTGTCGGGCGCGACAACGGACGGCGTGCGCCTGCCCTGCGGCGATGCCGAGCTCGATGCGCTGTTACTTGCCTGA
- a CDS encoding MFS transporter, which yields MPEYSAPSRNRQHVRDATTDARTIAESPSEQAAFSKAATRLLPMLFVCYIVAYLDRVNIGFAKLQMVASLEFSDAVYGFGAGIFFIGYFLFEVPSNLILERVGARAWIARIMITWAMVSGAFAFVAAIPWGPLPALFGLRRVEFSFYALRFLLGIAEAGFFPGIILYLTYWFPAARRARTVALFMTAVSVANVVGAPLSGAIMQYLDGWAGWAGWRWLFVVEAIPSLIVGVAVLTWLPDRPANARWLNVDERDAIVRRIDADRASGDTLATASGHGVRAAFSDGRVWMLAFVYLTLTFALYAINFWMPTLVQEIGIRRTDYLRIGLVTMIPWGLGGMAMVLVGAHSDRTGERRWHATGALLVTALGMALLAVVGHAPAWSILALSLVTCGTLSAVATFWAVPTAFLRHTAAAAGIAWINSVGNLGGHFGPDLIGRIREATGSSANAFVALSVISASGALVMWWVTRVRAER from the coding sequence ATGCCCGAATATTCTGCCCCGTCCCGGAATCGGCAACACGTTCGCGACGCGACGACCGATGCGCGGACGATTGCCGAGTCGCCCTCGGAGCAGGCGGCCTTTTCCAAGGCGGCCACGCGACTGCTGCCAATGCTCTTCGTCTGCTACATCGTCGCCTATCTCGACCGCGTGAATATCGGATTTGCGAAGCTGCAAATGGTCGCGTCGTTGGAGTTCTCCGATGCAGTGTACGGATTCGGCGCCGGCATCTTCTTCATCGGGTATTTCCTGTTTGAGGTGCCCAGCAACCTGATCCTCGAGCGTGTGGGTGCCCGGGCGTGGATTGCCCGCATCATGATCACGTGGGCGATGGTGTCGGGCGCGTTTGCGTTCGTGGCGGCTATCCCCTGGGGGCCGCTGCCCGCCCTGTTTGGACTCCGACGCGTGGAGTTCAGTTTCTACGCGTTGCGATTCCTGCTCGGCATTGCCGAGGCCGGATTCTTCCCTGGGATCATTCTCTATCTCACCTACTGGTTCCCGGCGGCGCGACGGGCGCGTACGGTGGCGTTGTTCATGACGGCGGTGAGCGTGGCCAACGTGGTCGGGGCGCCACTGTCGGGCGCTATCATGCAGTATCTGGATGGGTGGGCCGGATGGGCCGGCTGGCGGTGGCTCTTTGTCGTGGAAGCGATTCCGTCGTTGATCGTCGGCGTCGCCGTGCTGACCTGGTTGCCCGATCGTCCCGCCAACGCGCGCTGGCTCAATGTCGATGAACGCGATGCCATCGTGCGGCGCATCGATGCGGATCGCGCGTCCGGCGACACGCTGGCCACTGCGTCCGGCCACGGCGTGCGCGCGGCCTTCTCCGACGGGCGAGTCTGGATGCTGGCGTTTGTCTACCTGACGCTGACATTCGCGCTGTACGCCATCAACTTCTGGATGCCAACCCTGGTGCAGGAGATTGGGATTCGGCGCACGGACTACCTGCGCATCGGTCTGGTCACGATGATCCCGTGGGGATTGGGCGGCATGGCGATGGTGCTGGTTGGCGCACATTCCGACCGGACCGGGGAACGTCGATGGCACGCAACCGGGGCTCTCCTTGTCACGGCGCTGGGTATGGCCTTGCTCGCCGTGGTCGGACACGCGCCGGCCTGGTCAATCCTTGCGCTGTCGTTGGTCACGTGTGGCACGCTCTCGGCCGTGGCCACATTCTGGGCCGTGCCAACGGCATTCCTGCGCCACACAGCGGCCGCTGCCGGTATTGCGTGGATCAACTCTGTCGGCAATCTCGGTGGCCATTTCGGGCCTGACCTGATTGGACGTATTCGCGAGGCCACCGGATCGTCCGCGAATGCCTTCGTCGCGCTCTCCGTGATCTCGGCATCGGGCGCGCTGGTGATGTGGTGGGTGACGCGCGTGCGCGCCGAACGATGA
- a CDS encoding GTP-binding protein, with protein MIPLVLLVGFLGAGKTRFLTEVIPELHARGLRPRVILNDFVNATIDAARLAQLDALVTPLNGECVCCTSLRELMDTLHAVTGNAGDVMLIEANGATEADELLGYLSMDQRLSQFTLPLQITVIDASRWQRRWWHNALEAAQARTATHLVFNWTHRLKAPRLAAVEASIRAVNARAEVTSPALFADTVARLSANARDIATRTARPDANVRSPDAPRAAHAHPFATATMPLPAQVDRDAFLRFASALPASVVRAKGMVRFSDSPDEMFVWNRIGGRKKVLLDRSWPHADARPVALFIGVELPLAELASQLTALDAARR; from the coding sequence ATGATCCCGCTCGTCCTTTTGGTCGGGTTTCTGGGCGCCGGCAAGACCCGATTTCTGACCGAGGTCATTCCCGAGTTGCACGCGCGCGGCTTGCGCCCCCGCGTCATTCTCAATGACTTCGTGAACGCCACCATCGATGCGGCCCGACTGGCCCAGTTGGATGCGCTGGTGACGCCGCTGAATGGTGAGTGCGTGTGCTGCACGTCGTTGCGCGAGCTGATGGACACGCTGCATGCCGTCACGGGCAATGCGGGTGATGTGATGCTGATTGAAGCCAACGGCGCGACCGAGGCGGACGAGCTGCTGGGATACCTGTCGATGGACCAGCGCTTGTCGCAGTTCACGCTGCCGCTGCAGATCACGGTGATCGATGCATCGCGGTGGCAGCGACGGTGGTGGCACAATGCGCTGGAGGCGGCGCAGGCCCGCACCGCGACGCATCTGGTATTCAACTGGACGCACCGTCTCAAGGCGCCCCGGCTGGCGGCGGTGGAAGCGAGCATCCGTGCGGTCAACGCGCGCGCTGAGGTCACCTCGCCGGCGTTGTTTGCCGACACGGTCGCGCGACTGTCCGCGAATGCGCGGGACATCGCCACGCGGACCGCGCGCCCGGACGCGAATGTCCGCTCGCCTGACGCGCCTCGCGCGGCGCACGCGCATCCGTTTGCGACCGCTACCATGCCCTTGCCCGCACAGGTGGATCGCGACGCGTTCCTGCGCTTCGCGAGCGCGTTGCCCGCGTCGGTTGTTCGCGCCAAAGGGATGGTGCGGTTCAGCGATAGCCCTGATGAGATGTTCGTCTGGAACCGGATCGGCGGGAGGAAGAAGGTGCTGCTGGATCGCTCATGGCCGCACGCCGATGCACGGCCGGTGGCGCTCTTCATCGGGGTCGAGCTTCCACTCGCGGAGCTCGCGTCGCAACTCACGGCGCTCGATGCAGCGCGCCGCTAG
- a CDS encoding TonB-dependent receptor, whose protein sequence is MRQRILTAAGLALCAAQLGAQQPAAKVPQKKDSTQQLGTVQITASASGQGEARTANALTKRELQERPAGTSALKVLERLPGVNFNSSDPWGQYEWSNRVTMRGFQTQQVGQTFDGLPLGDMSYGNFNGLGIGRAVDAENLAGASVAQGSGALGTSSANNLGGVVQYASDAPNAQRSFLLKQTVGGANTYRTTGRYDTGFWTRGEKGLSGYLSFTRQDNDKWKGAGETASPINKGLLNQNGLFHDGQTWLEQVNGKAVAFLGSTKVTGFYSFSNRNEADYVDLTLARYKQSGRDWDQFSDWNLAKQYANTSGQEDEAYWQSSLGARRDHLAYLLADFTLGASARLTVQPYFHTNKGNGDWHAPTYGPSTWSADPIFFRQTQYDGQRTGANAKLTANLGGNALETGIWYESNTTNIRRMGWGLVNYQTGPAVDFNNNIRLFFDRTGDITTTMLYAQNTNVFAADRLKLTYGAKYVNVNADFNSNGNTANAKTFGDPGRPNLSVSAKGAFLPQVGAVWMLNATEQLFSNYSENINQYPLSPQSGIYNLSAGGFDAFKANTKPERATSVDLGLRTRREKMEGSISAYVIDYRNRLVATANCQLTATCASVISNVGTVSSRGVEGLLNLKLTPALSWANTASYNSSKINDDYKTGTTTVLSGGKSVVDAPQLMANTTIRFAQKGWNGTLGARFVDKRFITIQNDLSVPSYTTMDAGVGYRFERLGVAKNVTVQLNVVNLLDTDYIGSVGTGGFAVKGDIQTLQTGARRLVFLSVGSTF, encoded by the coding sequence ATGCGTCAGCGCATCCTCACCGCCGCCGGGCTCGCGCTCTGCGCAGCTCAACTCGGCGCGCAGCAGCCGGCAGCGAAGGTCCCGCAGAAGAAGGATTCCACGCAACAGCTGGGCACTGTGCAGATCACCGCCTCAGCATCGGGCCAGGGCGAGGCCCGCACGGCCAATGCACTCACCAAGCGTGAATTGCAGGAGCGTCCCGCGGGCACCAGCGCGCTCAAGGTGTTGGAGCGGCTGCCCGGCGTGAACTTCAACAGCTCCGATCCCTGGGGACAGTACGAATGGTCCAATCGCGTGACGATGCGCGGATTTCAGACACAACAGGTGGGCCAGACGTTTGACGGTCTGCCCCTTGGCGATATGAGCTATGGCAACTTCAACGGACTCGGCATCGGCCGCGCGGTTGATGCGGAGAATCTCGCCGGCGCCAGCGTCGCGCAGGGGAGCGGCGCGTTGGGTACGTCATCGGCCAACAACCTGGGTGGCGTGGTGCAGTACGCATCCGATGCGCCCAATGCCCAGCGCAGCTTCCTGTTGAAGCAGACGGTGGGCGGCGCCAACACCTATCGCACCACGGGCCGCTATGACACCGGATTCTGGACGCGCGGAGAAAAAGGTCTGAGCGGCTATCTCAGCTTCACGCGTCAGGACAACGACAAGTGGAAAGGCGCCGGTGAGACGGCCTCACCGATCAACAAGGGGCTGCTGAACCAGAATGGCCTCTTCCATGATGGGCAGACGTGGCTTGAACAAGTGAACGGCAAGGCCGTGGCGTTCCTGGGTTCGACCAAGGTCACGGGTTTCTACTCGTTCTCCAATCGCAACGAAGCGGACTACGTGGACCTGACGCTGGCACGCTACAAGCAGAGTGGTCGCGACTGGGATCAGTTCAGCGACTGGAACCTGGCGAAACAGTACGCGAACACGTCAGGGCAGGAAGACGAAGCCTACTGGCAGTCATCGCTTGGCGCGCGTCGTGACCACTTGGCCTACCTGCTCGCCGATTTCACACTGGGTGCAAGCGCCCGACTGACGGTGCAGCCGTACTTCCATACCAACAAGGGCAATGGCGACTGGCACGCCCCCACGTACGGACCCAGCACGTGGAGCGCCGATCCGATCTTCTTCCGTCAGACGCAGTACGATGGGCAGCGCACCGGCGCCAATGCCAAGCTGACGGCGAATCTCGGCGGCAATGCGTTGGAGACTGGCATCTGGTATGAAAGCAACACCACCAACATCCGACGGATGGGCTGGGGTCTGGTGAATTACCAGACGGGCCCCGCCGTGGACTTCAACAACAACATCCGGCTCTTCTTCGATCGCACGGGCGACATCACCACGACGATGTTGTACGCGCAGAACACCAACGTGTTTGCCGCCGATCGGCTCAAACTCACGTACGGTGCCAAGTACGTGAACGTCAACGCCGATTTTAACAGCAACGGCAACACCGCCAACGCCAAGACGTTCGGCGACCCGGGTCGCCCGAACCTGAGTGTGTCGGCCAAGGGCGCGTTCCTCCCGCAGGTTGGCGCCGTGTGGATGTTGAATGCCACGGAGCAACTGTTCTCGAACTACTCCGAAAACATCAATCAGTACCCGTTGAGCCCGCAGTCAGGCATCTACAACCTGTCGGCCGGCGGTTTCGATGCCTTCAAGGCGAACACCAAGCCGGAGCGCGCGACGTCGGTGGATCTGGGGCTCCGCACTCGGCGGGAGAAGATGGAAGGGTCGATCTCGGCGTATGTGATCGACTACCGCAACCGACTGGTTGCCACCGCCAACTGCCAGTTGACGGCCACCTGCGCCTCCGTCATCTCCAACGTCGGCACGGTGTCGTCACGCGGTGTTGAGGGGCTGCTCAATCTGAAGCTCACCCCGGCGCTGAGCTGGGCCAACACGGCGTCCTACAACAGCTCGAAGATCAACGACGACTACAAGACCGGCACCACCACCGTGCTGTCCGGTGGCAAGTCGGTGGTGGATGCCCCGCAGCTGATGGCCAACACGACCATTCGGTTTGCCCAGAAGGGCTGGAATGGCACCCTTGGCGCGCGGTTCGTCGACAAGCGCTTCATCACCATTCAGAACGACCTGTCCGTGCCCTCGTATACCACGATGGACGCGGGCGTCGGCTATCGTTTTGAGCGGTTGGGCGTGGCCAAGAACGTCACGGTCCAGCTCAATGTGGTCAATCTGCTGGATACCGACTATATCGGATCGGTCGGTACGGGCGGGTTTGCCGTCAAGGGCGATATCCAGACGCTGCAGACGGGCGCACGCCGATTGGTGTTCCTGTCGGTGGGATCGACTTTCTAG
- a CDS encoding alpha-L-fucosidase: MMQRRDFLRSSAQAALATAGASRLAALPTDWSTIAPTAPHGAPAADRMAWWREARFGMFVHWGLYAILAGEWGGKTNYGEWIRNNAKIPIDEYDKLLMRWQPTGFDPDGLARMAARAGMRYLVITTKHHDGFALWPSKHGNFNVSRTGDQRDMMRLVSDACRRHGVVPCWYHSIMDWHHPDYLPRRDWEAPQRPADGASLTKYVEFLHAQVEELLTQYGDIGVMWFDGEWESTWTRELGAALADKCRALQPNVLVNNRVAPNRAGMEDARIGAIGDFGTPEQNIPDKGLPGVDWESCITMNQNWGYNRADKDFKSTPQLVSMLSETASKGGNLLLNVGPLASGAIPPESIDRLQGLARWMDRHGDAIHGTTASPFAGTAFRATKSPLGDRVNVFLPTWPAARELLLPGLQTLPSRVTMMGASPLDTLPARRVDNGVVVTLPAQASDPVCSVLRLEGRETLLVGG; encoded by the coding sequence ATGATGCAACGTCGCGATTTCCTTCGCTCGAGCGCGCAGGCCGCGCTCGCCACGGCGGGCGCTTCCCGCCTCGCCGCCCTGCCGACCGATTGGTCGACCATCGCTCCCACGGCTCCGCATGGAGCACCAGCCGCCGACCGCATGGCCTGGTGGCGCGAGGCCCGGTTCGGGATGTTCGTACACTGGGGGCTGTATGCCATCCTCGCCGGCGAGTGGGGAGGCAAGACCAATTACGGCGAGTGGATTCGCAACAACGCCAAGATCCCGATTGACGAGTACGACAAGCTGCTCATGCGTTGGCAGCCCACCGGATTTGATCCGGATGGTCTTGCCCGGATGGCCGCGCGGGCCGGCATGCGCTACCTGGTGATCACCACCAAGCATCACGACGGGTTCGCGCTGTGGCCCTCGAAGCACGGGAACTTCAATGTGTCCCGCACCGGTGATCAGCGCGACATGATGCGTTTGGTGTCCGACGCCTGTCGTCGACATGGGGTAGTGCCCTGCTGGTACCACTCCATCATGGATTGGCACCATCCCGACTACCTGCCGCGCCGCGACTGGGAAGCACCGCAGCGGCCGGCCGATGGCGCGTCGCTCACGAAGTATGTGGAGTTCCTGCACGCGCAGGTGGAAGAGCTGCTCACGCAATACGGCGACATCGGCGTGATGTGGTTTGACGGCGAATGGGAAAGCACGTGGACGCGCGAACTGGGTGCGGCATTGGCCGACAAGTGCCGCGCACTGCAACCCAATGTGCTGGTGAACAACCGGGTCGCGCCCAATCGCGCCGGCATGGAGGACGCACGCATTGGGGCCATCGGCGATTTCGGCACGCCGGAGCAGAACATCCCCGACAAGGGTCTGCCCGGTGTCGACTGGGAATCGTGCATTACCATGAACCAGAACTGGGGCTACAACCGCGCCGACAAAGACTTCAAATCGACGCCGCAGTTGGTGTCGATGTTGTCGGAAACCGCGTCGAAGGGTGGCAACCTGTTGCTGAATGTCGGACCGCTGGCTTCCGGGGCGATTCCACCGGAGAGCATCGACCGCTTGCAGGGACTGGCCCGCTGGATGGATCGCCATGGTGACGCCATTCACGGCACGACCGCCTCACCGTTTGCCGGCACGGCCTTTCGCGCCACCAAGTCCCCGTTGGGCGATCGCGTGAATGTGTTCCTGCCCACCTGGCCGGCGGCGCGCGAACTGCTGCTGCCGGGCCTGCAGACGCTGCCGTCGCGCGTCACCATGATGGGCGCGTCCCCCCTTGATACGCTGCCGGCGCGACGCGTGGACAACGGTGTGGTAGTGACACTGCCGGCGCAGGCCAGCGATCCGGTGTGCAGTGTGCTGCGACTGGAAGGTCGCGAAACGCTTCTGGTCGGTGGCTGA